A window from Citrus sinensis cultivar Valencia sweet orange chromosome 3, DVS_A1.0, whole genome shotgun sequence encodes these proteins:
- the LOC127901324 gene encoding root meristem growth factor 10 yields the protein MSISCYLLFFCLSLSLLHACHARPLDANIDDKKLEKKFRISNHKNEETNVDKVPVLPKTNKSSTLSTELGATRGDSVRETSYLGDNNAQKGLKDAKTNQKISEDDEAETTSGSALKTDESLVSVSWRLPRNKRGGKHPGFNSDYSPPKTHPPSHN from the exons ATGTCGATCTCGTGttatcttcttttcttctgtttAAGCCTCTCTTTATTACACGCATGCCATGCGCGGCCTCTCGATGCCAATATTGATGATAAGAagcttgaaaagaaatttcGCATTTCTAACCATAAG AACGAGGAGACTAATGTCGACAAGGTACCAGTTTTGCCAAAGACTAATAAGTCTTCTACATTGTCAACTGAGCTTGGAGCGACAAGAGGAGACAGCGTTAGAGAGACTAGTTACTTGGGTGATAATAATGCTCAGAAGGGCCTGAAAGACGCGAAAACTAATCAGAAGATATCAGAAGATGATGAAGCTGAAACTACTTCAGGCAGTGCTCTTAAAACTGACGAGTCTCTAGTTTCAGTTTCATGGCGTTTGCCTCGCAATAAACGTGGAGGAAAACATCCTGGTTTCAACTCAGATTACTCACCACCAAAGACACATCCTCCTTCTCACAACTGA
- the LOC102611739 gene encoding autophagy-related protein 8f: protein MSKSNFKIEHEFEKRRAEAERIREKYPDRIPVIVEKAERSDIPTIDKKKYLVPADLTVGQFVYVIRKRIKLSAEKAIFIFVDNVLPPTGAIMSTIYDEKKDEDGFLYVTYSGENTFG, encoded by the exons ATGAGTAAAAGCAACTTCAAGATTGAGCATGAATTcg AGAAAAGGCGTGCTGAGGCGGAAAGAATTAGGGAGAAATACCCAGATAGAATTCCG GTGATAGTGGAAAAGGCTGAGAGAAGTGATATTCCTACAATTGACAAGAAAAA ATATTTAGTCCCTGCTGACTTAACAGTGGGTCAGTTTGTGTATGTGATACGGAAGAGAATTAAACTGAGCGCAGAAAAGGCAATCTTTATATTTGTGGACAATGTTCTCCCGCCTACAG GAGCAATAATGTCTACCATATATGATGAAAAGAAGGATGAAGATGGGTTTCTCTATGTTACTTACAGTGGTGAAAACACATTTGGATAG
- the LOC102611258 gene encoding scarecrow-like protein 27: protein MPLAFEDFQGKGALDFSSSPSDSVLLLRQQLKPKPKQNWLLNNPNRGGSTTEPTSVLDNRTSPSTPASSSTLSSSLVGGGGGGSSTTDTTGVAAANVSSNPPSVEINTAEKCGGLGMEDWESVLSGSPNQEQSILRLIMGDIDDPSLGINKILPQDMEFNAGFGVVDQANFGFETSFTCTNSLLGSNIDPDFVGNNARLGSVSNQSHIFSTAAAANLLPPPSVFQQQPVEALDEKPQILNSQLVINQNQAQYTQNPALFLPLSYAQMQEHQLLSPALPPPKRLNLGPNQKVPFPDSGEQELFLRRQQLQMLQQQRETMGVTATATKQKLVNDELANQQLQQAITDQIFKASELIETGNPVHAQGILARLNHQLSPIGKPFQRAAFYFKEALQLLLHMNMNNSSLALSGYSIIFKISAYKSFSEISPILQFANFTCNQALLEAFEGCNRIHIIDFDIGYGGQWASLMQELVLRSEGPPSLKITAFASPSTHDELELSFTRENLKHFASEINMPFELEILSLEALNSASLALPLRGLESEATAVNLPIGTFCNYPATFPSVLCFVKQLKPKIVVSLDRGCDRTDVPFPHHMIHALQSYSCLLESLDAVNVNLDALQKIERFLVYPCIEKIVLGRHHSPERLPPWKSLFMQSGFAPLTFSNFTESQADCLVQRTPVKGFHVEKRQSSLALCWQRKELILATAWRC from the coding sequence ATGCCCCTCGCCTTTGAGGACTTTCAAGGGAAGGGGGCGTtagatttctcttcttctccttcagATTCAGTACTGTTGTTGCGGCAACAGCTAAAGCCAAAGCCAAAGCAAAACTGGCTGCTTAACAACCCCAACAGGGGAGGAAGTACTACAGAGCCCACATCAGTGCTGGATAACCGAACAAGTCCCAGCACACCCGCTTCATCCTCAACACTGTCTTCCTCTCTGGTGGGCGGCGGTGGTGGCGGCTCTTCCACCACCGACACCACCGGCGTGGCCGCAGCTAACGTCTCTAGCAACCCTCCATCGGTAGAAATCAACACGGCTGAAAAATGTGGAGGCTTGGGAATGGAAGATTGGGAGAGTGTGTTGTCTGGTTCGCCTAATCAAGAACAGTCCATTTTAAGGCTCATTATGGGTGATATTGATGACCCATCTCTCGGAATAAACAAGATTCTGCCTCAAGATATGGAATTTAATGCAGGTTTTGGTGTAGTGGACCAGGCTAACTTTGGCTTTGAGACGTCTTTTACTTGTACCAACTCCTTGCTCGGCAGTAATATTGACCCTGATTTTGTTGGCAACAATGCAAGGCTTGGTTCTGTTTCAAACCAGAGTCACATTTTTTCAACAGCAGCTGCTGCAAATCTTTTGCCTCCTCCTAGTGTTTTTCAACAGCAGCCGGTTGAAGCTCTGGATGAGAAGCCACAGATACTGAATTCTCAGCTGGTAATTAATCAGAATCAAGCTCAGTATACTCAAAATCCAGCTTTATTCTTGCCTCTTTCATATGCTCAAATGCAAGAGCATCAACTTTTATCACCAGCACTGCCCCCACCGAAACGTCTTAATCTTGGGCCCAATCAAAAGGTCCCCTTTCCAGATTCGGGGGAGCAAGAGCTATTTCTTCGACGACAGCAGCTTCAAATGCTTCAACAACAAAGGGAAACAATGGGCGTGACAGCAACAGCAACGAAGCAGAAGTTGGTAAACGATGAATTGGCAAATCAGCAGCTTCAGCAGGCAATAACTGACCAAATTTTCAAGGCCTCAGAGCTGATCGAAACAGGTAATCCTGTACACGCGCAAGGGATATTGGCGCGGCTCAATCACCAGCTCTCACCAATTGGTAAGCCTTTTCAGAGGGCTGCTTTTTATTTCAAGGAGGCCTTACAGTTACTTCTCCACATGAATATGAATAATAGTAGCTTGGCTTTGTCCGGTTATAGTATCATTTTCAAGATTAGTGCTTACAAATCTTTCTCCGAAATCTCACCGATTCTTCAATTTGCTAATTTCACTTGTAACCAAGCACTTCTTGAAGCCTTTGAAGGGTGCAATAGAATCCACATTATAGATTTCGATATTGGATATGGTGGGCAGTGGGCTTCTCTTATGCAGGAGCTTGTTTTGAGAAGTGAAGGTCCTCCTTCGCTTAAAATCACTGCATTTGCTTCTCCGTCCACACATGATGAGCTCGAGCTCAGCTTTACTCGAGAAAATTTGAAGCACTTTGCAAGTGAAATCAATATGCCATTTGAGCTTGAAATTTTAAGCCTTGAAGCTTTAAATTCTGCTTCTTTGGCGCTGCCTCTTCGGGGATTAGAAAGTGAGGCAACTGCTGTGAATCTCCCAATTGGCACCTTCTGTAATTACCCAGCAACCTTTCCTTCGGTGCTTTGCTTTGTAAAGCAACTTAAACCCAAGATTGTTGTTTCTTTAGATAGAGGCTGTGATCGAACAGATGTTCCATTTCCTCACCATATGATTCACGCACTTCAGTCATACTCCTGCCTACTTGAATCGCTGGATGCTGTGAATGTGAATTTGGATGCCTTGCAAAAGATTGAGAGGTTTTTGGTTTATCCTTGTATTGAAAAAATTGTATTAGGACGCCACCATTCTCCTGAGAGATTGCCTCCTTGGAAGAGTCTGTTTATGCAATCTGGGTTTGCTCCATTGACATTTAGTAACTTCACTGAGTCCCAGGCTGACTGTTTGGTGCAACGGACTCCAGTTAAGGGTTTCCATGTTGAGAAGAGACAGTCCTCGCTCGCTCTCTGCTGGCAGCGGAAAGAGCTTATCTTGGCTACTGCTTGGAGGTGCTAA